The genomic DNA AAAGTAAATACTAATATGCATTGTTTATTTTGCAAAAAGCAATATTTGGCACTAAGCAACAGAGAAAATgtattgaaaatttgaattttaagtAAGATAGTGATGTTCAAATCGACCTCAGGTAAAGATACACTAGCATAACGAGACCGAGCTGCTCGCCGAAGATCAGGAATGCCGTCTCTCTCCCTTAAGACCTTGACAAAGTTAATGCCCAAAAATAAGCCGCTTCAAATTCAACAGAATGGTAAAAACAACTTTTAACCTCACAGAAAATAATAGATTATTAACCATCTACAAAGGCAAATTACGCCCAAGGAAGAGGGCATGAGAGCACTATGAGAACTAAGTTAATTCTCTTTGAATAGGATCTCAGAATACATAACATAATTCATGTTAGAAAATAGGAAGCCCAAAACCCATTTGAGCTTTGCTCGGATGAGGGGTGGGTAGGTTTAATACAGAGATCCTAAGTTTGAGCTTTAGTACTTTATTGTCATAcccagtaaaaaaaaaaaggcaaaaaaaGTTTATGGTATCTTGCCTCAGGCCGGACATCAATAAGTAAAACATTCTCCTTTCCAGACAAGAGCTCCAAAGTTAGTTGAGGAGATAAATCCCCAGAGTAACCACCGTATGCCCATACCCGGTAAAACACCCTGCACAAATCTGATACAAAATATAAACTCCCCTTGCAAAAATGAAAATATTCTCTAAAActtataatgaaagtgagcaCATAAGAACATTCATACCATAAAGTGGCTGAGGTGCCCGTGAGAAGGAAAAATGGGACAACGGGATCATTTGGGTCAAAGCCTAGACTCCTTTCCAGCCCCTCAATACCAATGTAAACCTGCTTACAgcaaacagaaattaaaagaagaagaagaagaagaagcttaCAACAGAATAAATAATGAACTTGATGAAAAAAAGATCTATCCTTGAACTAGAAAATAGAATCCTAAGGGATTTTATAAGCTTGGACTCATTGTTCTATCTTTAGTAAAATAAATTCCTATCAGTCCCAACTACTCACTGATATCAACAAGCAGAAGTCTGTTAATGGATCATCTAAAAACGTTAAAACCAGGAGTATATGAATACCAAAGGATACCTGTTGCAGGGCATCCCCAATAGGCTTTAAGGCTTTTCCTGTTCTCTCTTCATACAAAGTCAGTGTGTCTTTGATCTCCGGTGGAAGACGCTCCTTGGCAGAagcataataatatatgaaagtgGAAGCCCCGTTTGATAAAGAATCCTCCACTACAACAATTGTACGCCTCAACAAGTCAACAGCAAATATGTTAGCTTTACTTGATGCTTCCTTCAAGTCATTTGACAAGTTTGAAAGCTTATTGTTAGCTAAAACTTGAGCATTATCTACAGCTTCAGAAGTACTCGTCTTAACAGAAGTTATAGAGGAAGTAATTTTTTCCAATAAGTTTTTCACAGCATTCTCTCCCTTGTCTAGCGAAGAGTTGACAGACTTGTTAACCCCAGCCAGAAAATCATCAAGACCAGTTTTCACACTGGATAGTGAATCGTTATCAAAGTTCACGAAGTTAGATGCTGCAGTTGGAGTTTCGGGTATTGTGTCAATAGTTGATATGGTTTCAGGTCCCTCCATCCCTGTGTAATTATTTACATTTTCAACCGACCTGTTTGACAAATCCACAAGTTTCTCTTCTGCAGAAGATATGCTAGAATTTTCAACATATTTCAGTTCTCCATCTGTGGGTGACATTATTGCTTCAACTGAAGAACTCCATGCATTAGAAATTTTGCATTTAACATCAACCAACTCATCTGGGCAAGAATAACTGTTAATCAGGTCCATGGATACTCGTTGTTCAGTGCTTTCAACAAAATCGGAGCAGAAAGATTTTGTTGCTTGTGGTTTAAAATACATTCTATGGAGATGATTTCCATTTGACATGCCCAAAGCAGATTTGTCTTGAGAATTACATCTGAACTGAAAGTCCTTCTCATATGGAGTGAAAGGCCGGAACCCTCCATGGAAAGAAATCTGCTAGAGGCATCATTTCAAATAACGAAGGAAAAACTTCTTAGACACAATTAAGCAATAACATTTTAAAGATATGTCACGATTCGGCAAATACATTTGTTACACAAGAAAATTTATACCTTGGCAAATGAAGCAAGATAAAACAAACGACATGAAAACTATGGCATTAAAAACTCCAAACAGGAGAAGATATAAGTAACCTTTGCTGACACACGACACTCCCTCAATGCAGCTCTATAGCTAACCAACTAGTACAAACTCGTCAAATACATGAATGAACTACTTCTTGAAAAAcaattaagaaaaattattttaaaggtaTGTCAGGATTTGGGAAAAAATGTTTACACAAGAAAAGGCATACCTTGAAAACGGAGGCAAGATAAACAAGCAACATATGATCTTCTACCAATATCCTAATAACATAAATTCTCAAAATGAATAGGACATATTAAAGGCTTCAAACAGAATAAGATATGGTCTTTACTAACATAAAGCATTCCCCTCAATGCAGCTTTATCCCTTACTAACCAACTAGGATAAACTCCTCAACCTTGAAATTGATCAAGTGTTTCATAAGCagttaaatttcataacttgaaAGTTGAAACATTCAAGAATTAAAAAATGATTTAAACCCATTCACTCAAAAATGCAATACAATCGAGTCGGATAGTGTATAGAAGAGGAAAATTTATGGTTCAAGACAGTGAAAACTCCACCTGAGAATGTGAAGAACAACCAGCAGCGGCTGAGCAAACAGGCAACATTGATCAAATGTTTCCCAATAGCAAACAAAACTTGGTAAAATTCAACGAACTTTGGTATCCgctaaaattcaaaaaaaaaaaaaacacatcaaTCTCCAATATGTAGACACCGGATTAATGAAAAACACCAAGATCAAAAGATGAAATCTGGGGAAAGAACAAAAAGGACAATTTTTTAGGAAAGTTCAGTCAAATGAATCAAAAGTATCAATCTTCgagtatttttttttatattttctttacactgattcctttattaggtttcttCAAATTCAATCTCTAGACCATATTGCATTAAACAACACCCAAATTGCAGAAAAAAAATAACACCAAAAAGAACAAAAGGGTTCTTCAACATGGGATTCCCGAGAACTATATAAAAATCTAAAGATAAGATCAAATATCGAAATGGGTACCAAGTAATTCACTCACTAATGCAAGTTTATAACAAATTTGAAGGCAGCTGAAACTATAAACAAGTTGAGAAATGACTGAGTTGAAAATGAACTGTTTAATGTATAGTAGTGAGAAGGAAGGGGACTGGAGAAAAATGGGTGACGATGGAAAATCGTGTGGCTCGTTGAAGCTATTTAGCTTCTTCTTCATCTTTTTAATGGCTGACTTGGCGCCACCCTTCGCCACTTGTTTTGTGAGGGACAAGTTTTCATATTCGCGTTTCACCGTGGATTTTGTCTAGGGAcgataaaaaaacattaaaattatctAAAACCGGTTTATTGAGTGGGTCATTAGCGAAAGTTCCACAAGGTACCCGAAATTTTACCACACCCCATGAACTCAAAACTTGAATGATTTAATTCAATTAGTTGATAATTTAAATTTGCTAATCTCATATTTGAATTTATCCGAATTCAAAATTCATccgatataaaattaatttaaactcAATAAAATGATTCAACTAAGTATATCAAAATGATTCAACCATGATCATAATCAAGCCTAATTCAAACCTtatcatttaaaattaataatttaaagtttatagactttaatactaaaacataaaacataacttttaattTTAATCGAAAATcccatattaaattaaatttaaataattaaataataaaaattagaggaGAATACCGTGAGAGAAGTAAGAAGATCAATCTCTTTTAATCAtacaacatgcattttaacaataTAATGGAGTTGAACTTTTATGCAGATCTTAATGAAATGTTGACGAATTTTATATGCGttcttaataaaagaaaataaatttatcaaatactcaacctaaaatgaaaaaaatataaaggGTGAACTTcattgtaacggcctaattttcagtggtgtcggaaatggtgatttgagatcactaaattcgacaaataagattgaacaagatagtaatttaatatttatgagttaagtaAGAATtcagaagaatttgtgaaatggtgaaattagtgaattaaaagaatttattaggtcaaacgggtcaaaaatgagatatcgagacctcaaagttgaaaatcgagctataaatatttttataaatatttatggagtgtcattgagttagtattaaagtttcgttagaaaattttaacgtttggatggctaattaattaaaaggactaaattgaaaatagcacaaaatttgttaaattgtgagtaaatagcttaagtatttaaaagatggatttaaagagcaattagacccaaaggttaatggctggacggtttgggtatgaaataagcaagaaaacaatgtgaacaaggggcaaaattggaaatagataaaatttaatagttaaataatgatgtaattgaaaaatctagacatttcttcatattttctcagccaaaacgccatagaaggtctggagaaagctggttttttcatatttttacatcatgtgagtttaattcttgctttttcttgataatttttatgtttttatgacttttacaattaggtccacttgtagaattcattagttttttattttatgggtgaaattggaagttaccctggatgggtaatggaattttatgatgaattattatgaaatttaagttctaatttcatattaaggtggttttattaagtgattttgataggaaatgatatttaggacctaattgtgaaaaagttgtgaattgaaggttgctgttgaaattcagaatataaaaggttttgaaatagtttataatgataaaataaagtgttaattgagaaaaattagttcaattgatgggtgaattgagcagggactaaattgtgaaaattctaaattttggggtaaaagtgcaatttcgaaatttgaacagcataaattgtgaagtgaaatagaaatcaaatgaatgctaatgagtagaaatattttatattatagatcaagaatccaaagaaggacgaggaaaagaaaagttgcgaatagtccctaaatttcaatatcttctacaaattagccgtgtaagttcatatggttgaatttagatgtttatttgtgaatgattgaagtttataatgtgttattatatactgaatttgttgtgggattgtgtagattttgttaatgaaagaataaatgtggaaatgcaaattaggaaaacgcaggattgagtacgttcagatcgtgacgtgtgatgaattgattggataagaccatggttgttccatggcaaagtgtgaaatgtaggtatggtatcatccatactgagttgtgaaatgtaggtatggtattacccatattgaaatgtgaaatgtaggtatggtattatcaaatccatacttgagttaagaaatgtaggtatggcatttcccataccgagttgaaaatgtaggtatggtatttcaatgaggaaaaccatactgagttgtgaatcgtggcattgagcaacgacgtactcaatttcgtaagccgtttcctaatttgattataagaaataaaagagaagtgatccaaatggaagagattgagtagttgttactgttgagctcaactatgtgaattattataacaatggttgtgaatcacagaaaactttagtaagtgttttggtattgtttggaaatattatgtttggtaagcattacttttaacctatgaactttctaagcttcaataagcttacttgtgtgtgtttaatatttttatgtagattgacttgaagtgaagtgggtagatcggatcaacgcaacaaagcacactatccagatcaattccggtagcttttgttttatgtttgaagatttatatggcatgtatagagtttaaatgaaatgaagtaaagatgttataaactagttaacaacattttgtactaaaatagtttttggttagtagcagtagtctgagtttgaaaattcaccataaatcataaaaatataattataggttgaataaaatatgaaattaaatcttattgaatctagtttcacatagaagaaacggtgtaagcaaaaggctttcatatcaggagatatttgaatttttgtgagacaaggtcagagtgattttgaactcccctgttctgatttgtaaaaatcattaaaaattataaaaaattaattaggagtcatactatatatgtatggattccttattgagtctatttttaatagaaataaacgtcttagttatttgaattctgtacatggagaaatttggttcgtagtgaacaggggtcagagcagctgaaccctgaaacaggggagacttcaactaataaactgtactaattggcccaaccaaaaattctagaaaaaatttagtaagtagatatatgagcctagattttgggaaaatttacggatttggatttcgagttttgtaactcgagatatgattttttttgcatctgtaacgcagttggacagcttgtctggaaagtgtgatataaattgtttgaatttgtttaagtgctcaaataagtttagtaatgcctcgtgctcgactccggcgacggtctcgggtaaagggggcgttacattcaTCATTAATCACTATCCTATAGCTAAATTTTCGTTTTtgtcacttaactaaaaaaaatacaaattggTCACTAAAGTTTTAGAAATGATTTTTTGGTCACCCAATGGTTAAGCCACActttttaattgatataataatttTAGTCCTCATTTTTATACTTTCTATCAATCTAATCCtcattatatataaaatgataaaaataaatttcttttttaaaacTTAGAAAactctaaataaaaataaaagt from Gossypium arboreum isolate Shixiya-1 chromosome 9, ASM2569848v2, whole genome shotgun sequence includes the following:
- the LOC108455716 gene encoding calcium sensing receptor, chloroplastic-like; translation: MLPVCSAAAGCSSHSQISFHGGFRPFTPYEKDFQFRCNSQDKSALGMSNGNHLHRMYFKPQATKSFCSDFVESTEQRVSMDLINSYSCPDELVDVKCKISNAWSSSVEAIMSPTDGELKYVENSSISSAEEKLVDLSNRSVENVNNYTGMEGPETISTIDTIPETPTAASNFVNFDNDSLSSVKTGLDDFLAGVNKSVNSSLDKGENAVKNLLEKITSSITSVKTSTSEAVDNAQVLANNKLSNLSNDLKEASSKANIFAVDLLRRTIVVVEDSLSNGASTFIYYYASAKERLPPEIKDTLTLYEERTGKALKPIGDALQQVYIGIEGLERSLGFDPNDPVVPFFLLTGTSATLWVFYRVWAYGGYSGDLSPQLTLELLSGKENVLLIDVRPEVLRERDGIPDLRRAARSRYASVSLPEVNGSIRKLLKSGRDLDDTLIATVIRNLKIVEDRSKVIIMDADGSRSKGIARSLRKLGVKKPYLVQGGFQSWVNQGLRIKELKPETALTILNEEAEAILEEISPSPVQVLGYGVGLVAAIYALLEWEKSLQLIGILGLVLTIYGRVSSYESSEDLKKDIRLLLAPVTFGAQAFSWVSGKLETNGIGLPTSPSSSDVQSRVLQAAAKHESKPSDSEDPSGDAMASRNEKADLSEA